Proteins from a single region of Candidatus Nanoarchaeia archaeon:
- a CDS encoding 50S ribosomal protein L37e, with protein sequence MTKGTPSMGKKNKGKTHIHCRRCSKHSYHVRKKICSSCGYGKSSRLRSYTWQTLR encoded by the coding sequence ATGACAAAAGGAACTCCTTCAATGGGTAAGAAGAACAAAGGAAAAACCCATATTCACTGTAGGAGATGCAGCAAGCACAGCTATCATGTGAGAAAGAAGATTTGTTCCAGCTGCGGCTATGGCAAGAGTTCTAGGCTGAGAAGCTACACCTGGCAGACCCTTAGGTAG
- a CDS encoding LSm family protein yields the protein MEEDTMQESSRPLDALNSARDKRVIVDLKNTKQIQGILKAFDIHINIVLEGAEELVNGEMQRKLGTVFIRGDTIILISPQR from the coding sequence ATGGAGGAGGATACAATGCAAGAATCATCAAGGCCATTAGATGCATTAAACAGTGCAAGAGATAAAAGAGTCATTGTGGACCTGAAGAACACCAAGCAAATCCAAGGGATTCTTAAGGCCTTTGATATCCATATTAATATAGTTCTGGAAGGAGCTGAAGAGCTCGTGAATGGTGAAATGCAGAGGAAGCTCGGAACAGTGTTTATACGGGGAGATACGATAATACTCATTTCTCCGCAGAGGTAG
- a CDS encoding DDE-type integrase/transposase/recombinase, which produces METIRRKNDGWTTYQARKIARVSIRRVNQVYSEYLETGKVPEIGRNNGRPSKPVEDWEIGLVRVAWVKYRVSADTLEPLIERDYGRHIGHNRIHKIMLTLGFAKPKAKKDVRKKEWIRYERRHSLTAVHIDWHYDCVNYVFAVIDDASRKILALLECNSATTDFSIQGMEEALKQGKIRQCISDHGAQFIANIGGDSRFKAYLESKGVQQILCRIKHPQSNGKIEKWFEIYDRHRHAFDSKEEFLHWYNEVRPHRSLRFEILETPEQAFVRKMKKEA; this is translated from the coding sequence ATGGAGACCATAAGGCGCAAGAATGATGGCTGGACAACCTATCAAGCGAGGAAAATAGCCCGTGTTAGTATTAGGCGAGTGAACCAAGTTTACTCTGAGTACTTGGAAACCGGAAAGGTTCCTGAGATCGGCAGGAATAACGGCAGACCTTCTAAACCAGTTGAGGATTGGGAAATAGGTCTTGTACGGGTTGCCTGGGTTAAGTACAGAGTGTCAGCAGACACTCTAGAACCGCTCATTGAGCGGGATTATGGCAGGCACATCGGTCATAACAGGATCCATAAGATAATGCTCACGCTTGGGTTTGCCAAGCCGAAAGCAAAGAAGGATGTGCGTAAGAAAGAGTGGATACGATATGAGCGAAGGCACAGCCTGACAGCTGTCCATATTGACTGGCACTATGACTGCGTAAACTATGTTTTTGCGGTTATTGATGATGCCAGCAGGAAAATCTTGGCACTGCTGGAATGCAATAGTGCAACCACTGACTTCTCAATCCAGGGGATGGAAGAAGCCTTGAAGCAGGGCAAGATACGGCAATGCATTTCTGACCACGGAGCACAGTTCATTGCCAATATCGGAGGGGATTCAAGGTTCAAGGCTTATCTTGAAAGCAAGGGTGTCCAGCAGATACTGTGCAGGATAAAGCATCCTCAAAGCAACGGCAAGATAGAGAAATGGTTCGAAATATACGACAGACACAGACATGCGTTCGACAGCAAGGAAGAGTTTCTGCATTGGTACAACGAGGTAAGACCGCATCGAAGCTTACGCTTCGAGATTCTGGAAACTCCAGAGCAGGCATTTGTCAGGAAGATGAAAAAGGAGGCTTAA